DNA from Bacteroides zoogleoformans:
GGCGAATATCAGCCACATAGCCCCGATGAATACCAGCACCATAGCGGGAAGCACTATCATTTTCTGGCGTTTCAGCCGTTGGGCTTCGGTCAGCGGCTTGCGCTCCTTTTTCGGCTTGTCGTTGCCGGGAGCCGCCTTGTTTTCGTTCTTGGGTTCATTCTTCGTCTGTTCCATATAAATAAGGTATTACATTGTGATTGTTATCCGGCTTCACGGACAGTTCCACCTGTCCGGCATGGTCTATCTCCATCCGGCTGCCGTCATTCCTGCCGATGTCATAGACGGCTTTACCGAAGGTGTAGAGGGCAAGTGCGGCGAATGCGATGAGCATCGCCAGCACGATGCGCCTGCGTGTCTTCGGCGGCAAGCCGTCCAGATACCCTTTGAGCCGTTCCACCAGCATTTTCTTTTTGTCGTGGAGTTTCCAGTACGCACTCCACAGTGATTTCTTGATTTTCTTCATGTCCGTTTACCTTTTGATGGTTTGTAAATCTTTGTTCTCGATGATGGTGAATCCCTCGATGGTGAACCCGTTGGGGTTGTCGTCCGAACGGGACGAGTTCAAGAGGCGGCACGTGGTCACGAGGCTGCGCTCTGTGACGTTGCTCTGCCGGATGATTTTCTGCGTGGCGTAGGTCACGGTGCGGTAGGGATAGCCGTTGAAGTCGCACACCACGCTGTCCACCTTCAGCACTTGGTTGATGTTACCGGCGATGATGCGGTTGTAGTACCCCTTCTCGGCGAAGTCCGAATAGTAGTTGTACACGCTCTTGTCTGCCAGCAGCAACGCACGCTTCACGTTGTGTTCTATCGCGCTCTTTTCGGGCGAGAGCGTGAAGAACAGCTCGTGGAAGCGGCGCACATGCTCCCTCGCTTCCGCCGGACGGTTCTGCGAGAGGTCCTGCGAGAGTGCCAGCATCAGCGACTTGCCGTTGTCCAGCACATAGATCTTTTCCCGCTGCCGCTCCGCGAAGCGGTAGGAACTCCACACGCTCCATACCGTTATCACTGCGCACAGCGAGAGGAAGACGATACCGAACAGGCGTATCTGCCTGAACGATGATTCGATGTTTTTGAGTGACTTGAATTCCATTTTACTTTTTCCGTTTATAATTCCACATTGATTATTTCAGCAGTTTCCCGGCACGTCCGACCATGTTGCCTGCGGTAGCACCCGCCACGCTTCCCGCCATGCCTCCGGCGCGTCCCGCCATCTGGTTCACGTTGCGCCCGTAGCCGCCCATGCCCCCGGCTTGGATGATCCAGCCCGCCACCGTCGGAATGGTGAAGTAGCCGATGATGCCGATTATCATGAACACGATATACACCCCGTCGCTGGAATCCAGCGAGAAGTTGGGGTCGGTCTGCATGCGCTCGATGTCGCTCTGGAGCATCAACACCTGAATCTTGGCGAGTATGGTGCTGAATATGTCCGACACGGGCAGCCACAGATAGACCTGAATGTAGCGGCATATCCACTGCGTGAGCGTGCTTTGGAAGCCGTCCCACACCGATATGGCGAAGGCTATCGGACCGAGTATCGCCAGCACCACGAGGAAGAAGGTGCGGATGGTGTCTATCACGAGGGCGGCGGCTTGGAACATCAGTTCCAGTATCTCGCGG
Protein-coding regions in this window:
- a CDS encoding TraL conjugative transposon family protein encodes the protein MKKIKKSLWSAYWKLHDKKKMLVERLKGYLDGLPPKTRRRIVLAMLIAFAALALYTFGKAVYDIGRNDGSRMEIDHAGQVELSVKPDNNHNVIPYLYGTDEE
- the traK gene encoding conjugative transposon protein TraK, whose protein sequence is MEFKSLKNIESSFRQIRLFGIVFLSLCAVITVWSVWSSYRFAERQREKIYVLDNGKSLMLALSQDLSQNRPAEAREHVRRFHELFFTLSPEKSAIEHNVKRALLLADKSVYNYYSDFAEKGYYNRIIAGNINQVLKVDSVVCDFNGYPYRTVTYATQKIIRQSNVTERSLVTTCRLLNSSRSDDNPNGFTIEGFTIIENKDLQTIKR